A single Phalacrocorax aristotelis chromosome 30, bGulAri2.1, whole genome shotgun sequence DNA region contains:
- the SYCN gene encoding syncollin — protein sequence MAALVVAVLAAAVLAGAEAQCPAPSALRTVNGTRICAQLYADNSPYYNECCAGPVLVVDPNSDVPYMPHGWAARTSSLVVGTRCELTVWSRAGKKGASRRFTSGAVPRLQEVRRGLFSSWDDAIRGYYCKCN from the coding sequence ATGGCGGCGCTGGTGGTGGCGGTGCTGGCGGCGGCGGTGCTGGCGGGGGCCGAGGCGCAGTGCCCGGCCCCCTCCGCGCTGCGCACGGTCAACGGCACCCGCATCTGCGCCCAGCTCTACGCCGACAACAGCCCCTACTACAACGAGTGCTGCGCGGGGCCCGTCCTGGTGGTGGACCCCAACTCTGACGTCCCCTACATGCCCCACGGCTGGGCCGCCCGCACCTCCTCCTTGGTGGTGGGCACCCGCTGCGAGCTGACTGTCTGGTCTCGGGCCGGCAAGAAGGGGGCGAGCCGGCGTTTCACGAGCGGCGCGGTGCCGCGGTTGCAGGAGGTGCGTCGGGGGCTCTTCAGCAGCTGGGACGACGCCATCAGGGGCTACTACTGCAAGTGCAACTGA
- the LRFN1 gene encoding leucine-rich repeat and fibronectin type III domain-containing protein 1, whose amino-acid sequence MAKLLVPLVMLGAVAGSHRCPPRCLCPAAAPNPTLLCARTGLLAVPPTLDRAAVELRLADNFIGAVGRADFANMSSLVHLTLSRNGLRRLAPGAFADLRALRALHLDGNRLPALSGAQLRGLASLRHLILANNQLAAIEPAAFAAFAATVEDLDLSHNNLPALPWEAVAGMASLATLTLDHNLLERVPAGAVARLPRLARLDLTANRLRALPPVPGPPGPSLAAGGNPLHCNCELLWLRRLARPGRLESCASPPPLAGRLLWAVPEEELACRAPAIAGAAADPAAVLEGQPLRLGCAAAGDPPPALHWLGPDGRLVQNGSRRAVRPDGSLELRVATLRDHGAFTCVASNAAGEAAARVQVAVLPLPVPRSDGDGDAEAGPGPSDMARAGGNESRAAGERRIVAAELTASSARIRWLPQRHVPGIRMFQIQYNSSLDDSLVYRLLPPSSRSFVLRDLAAGREYDLCVSALYAEGATALPTARALGCVRFATAGGAPGCAALPRPHFLGGTVIIVIGAAIATSVLVFILILTARYKAAAARRPPAAVASVCSQTNGTHRPPEPEPPPPPPPALPPPAPMGAAGGGARGLFPSHSYPRRARTRRHGSLPRLDLPDAAPTLRPSFGSTHWMLESTV is encoded by the exons ATGGCGAAGCTGCTGGTGCCCCTGGTGATGCTGGGGGCGGTGGCGGGGTCCCACCGCTGCCCCCCCCGCTGCCTCTGCCCGGCGGCCGCCCCCAACCCCACCCTGCTCTGCGCCCGCACCGGCCTCCTGGCCGTGCCCCCCACCCTGGACCGCGCCGCCGTGGAGCTGCGTCTGGCCGACAACTTCATCGGCGCCGTGGGACGCGCCGACTTCGCCAACATGAGCAGCCTCGTCCACCTCACGCTCTCCCGCAACGGGCTGCGCCGGCTGGCGCCCGGCGCCTTCGCCGACCTCCGCGCCCTCCGCGCCCTCCACCTGGACGGCAACCGGCTGCCGGCGCTGAGCGGGGCGCAGCTGCGGGGCCTGGCCAGCCTCCGCCACCTCATCTTGGCCAACAACCAGCTGGCCGCCATCGAGCCCGCCGCCTTCGCCGCCTTCGCCGCCACGGTGGAGGACCTCGATCTCTCCCACAACAATTTGCCGGCCTTGCCGTGGGAGGCGGTGGCCGGCATGGCCAGTTTGGCCACCCTCACCTTGGATCACAACCTCCTGGAGCGGGTCCCCGCCGGGGCGGTGGCGCGGTTACCCCGCTTGGCGCGGCTGGACCTCACCGCCAACCGCTTACGGGCGTTACCGCCGGTGCCGGGACCGCCGGGCCCCAGTTTGGCGGCGGGAGGGAACCCTTTGCATTGCAACTGCGAGCTGCTCTGGCTGCGCCGCTTGGCGCGGCCGGGCCGGTTGGAGAGCTgcgcctcgccgccgccgctcgccgGCCGCCTGCTCTGGGCCGTGCCGGAGGAGGAGCTGGCGTGCCGGGCGCCGGCCATCGCCGGGGCGGCCGCCGACCCCGCCGCCGTGTTGGAAGGTCAACCCTTACGGTTGGGTTGCGCCGCCGCCGGCGACCCGCCGCCGGCGCTGCATTGGTTGGGTCCCGACGGGCGGTTGGTGCAGAACGGGTCGCGCCGCGCCGTCCGCCCCGACGGCTCCCTGGAGCTGCGGGTGGCCACGCTCCGCGACCACGGCGCCTTCACCTGCGTCGCCTCCAACGCCGCCGGCGAGGCGGCCGCCCGGGTGCAGGTGGCCGTCCTGCCGCTGCCCGTCCCTCGCAGCGACGGGGACGGCGACGCCGAAGCCGGGCCCGGCCCTTCCGACATGGCCCGCGCCGGTGGCAACGAGTCGCGGGCGGCGGGCGAGCGGCGCATCGTGGCGGCCGAGCTGACGGCCTCCTCGGCGCGCATCCGCTGGCTGCCCCAGCGCCACGTCCCCGGCATCCGCATGTTCCAGATCCAGTACAACAGCTCCCTCGACGACTCCCTCGTCTACAG GCTGCTGCCGCCCTCCAGCCGGAGCTTCGTGCTGCGGGACCTGGCGGCGGGGCGCGAGTACGACCTCTGCGTCTCGGCGCTCTACGCCGAGGGGGCGACGGCGCTGCCCACCGCCCGCGCCCTCGGCTGCGTCCGCTTCGCCACGGCCGGGGGGGCCCCCGGCTGCGCCGCCCTCCCCCGACCCCATTTTTTGGGGGGCACCGTCATCATCGTCATCGGTGCCGCCATCGCCACCTCCGTCCTCGtcttcatcctcatcctcaccGCCCGCTACAaggcggcggccgcccgccgTCCCCCCGCCGCCGTCGCCAGCGTCTGCTCTCAGACCAACGGCACCCACAGACCCccggagccggagccgccgccgccgccgcccccggccctcccgcccccggcacccatgggtgctgccggagggggggcgcgggggctcTTCCCCAGCCACAGCTACCCGCGGCGCGCACGGACTCGGCGCCATGGCTCGCTGCCGCGCCTCGACCTGCCCGACGCGGCCCCCACCCTGCGCCCCTCCTTCGGCAGCACCCACTGGATGCTCGAGAGCACCGTCtag
- the SAMD4B gene encoding LOW QUALITY PROTEIN: protein Smaug homolog 2 (The sequence of the model RefSeq protein was modified relative to this genomic sequence to represent the inferred CDS: inserted 2 bases in 1 codon) → MMFRDQVGIVAGWFKGWNECEQTVALLSLLKRVTRTQARFLQLCLEHSLADCTDIHLLEAEANSAAAISQWPQEPAEAAVALLLAHLPLLQPGNAAAKAEYMKRLQKILAYAIESNRCVEESRQLLSYALIHPATTLDDRSALALWLGHLEERLAGGSGPPARPPRPDAPRRPQPPHEWPEHAAPELGPAWPEAAPRENGHPPFHPPTSGNGLGGAALPCQLHPSPLKRSLSLVPGSPQGGGGEWPGGGDEPAVPVPPRPPFGDHAPLSPQSSVASSGSEQTEEPAGGRNTFQEDGSGMKDVPSWLKSLRLHKYAALFSQMTYEEMMTLTEHHLESQNVTKGARHKIALSIQKLRERQSVLRALEKDILEGGNLWTALQELQQIMVTPIKAFRXPPRLPPPSNGTPDGAPPGAADAFTPHPTADAEAPAAPVPDGDIPGQFTRVMGKVCTQLLVSRPDEENITSYLQLLEKCLSHEAFTETQKKRLLSWKQQVLKLLRTFPKKVPLDSQGYRPAKGWAFGSNSLPIAGSVGGAGGRRGQRPFALPPRPLPPARLGLLGPAGGAPAPRPALGGPPLGAQGRQSLWFGSGGAGGSPGSRSAVQRTHSLPVHTSPQALLAFPQECPLPGTDLEINPTLESLCLSMTEHALGDGTDKTSTI, encoded by the exons ATGATGTTCCGGGATCAGGTGGGGATCGTGGCGGGGTGGTTCAAGGGCTGGAATGAGTGCGAGCAGACGGTGGCCCTGCTCTCGCTGCTGAAGCGTGTCACCCGCACGCAGGCCCgcttcctccagctctgccttgaGCACTCGCTGGCCGACTGCACCGACATCCACCTCCTCGAGGCCGAGGCCAACAGTGCTG CCGCCATCAGCCAGTGGCCGCAGGAGCCGGCAGAGGCAGCGGTGGCCCTGCTCCTGGCCCACCTCCCGCTCCTGCAGCCGGGTAACGCTGCCGCCAAGGCCGAGTACATGAAGCGGCTGCAGAAGATCCTGGCATACGCCATTGAGAGCAACCGCTGCGTGGAGGAGAGCCGGCAGCTCCTCTCCTACGCCCTCATCCACCCCGCCACCACCCTGGACGACCGCAGCGCCTTGGCCCTCTGGCTGGGCCACCTGGAGGAGCGTTTGGCCGGCGGCAGCGGCCCCCCGGCGcgacccccccgccccgacgCCCCTCGACGGCCGCAACCTCCCCACGAGTGGCCTGAGCACGCAGCCCCCGAGCTGGGGCCGGCCTGGCCCGAGGCGGCGCCCCGGGAGAACGGGCACCCGCCCTTCCACCCCCCCACCAGCGGCAACGGCCTGGGGGGAGCGG ctctgccctgccagcTGCACCCCAGCCCGCTGAAGCGCTCCCTCTCGCTGGTGCCCGGCAGCCCCCAGGGAGGGGGAGGCGAGTGGCCAGGGGGTGGTGACGAGCCcgctgtccccgtccccccccgccccccgttCGGGGACCACGCGCCCCTCTCGCCCCAGAGCAGCGTGGCCTCCTCGGGCAGCGAGCAGACTGAGGAGCCAGCCGGAGGCCGCAACACCTTCCAGGAGGACGGCAGCGGCATGAAAG atGTCCCCTCCTGGCTGAAGAGCCTGCGGCTGCACAAGTACGCGGCACTCTTCTCCCAAATGACGTACGAGGAGATGATGACTCTGACGGAGCATCACCTCGAGTCGCAG AACGTCACCAAGGGCGCGCGGCACAAGATCGCCCTGAGCATCCAGAAGCTGCGGGAGCGGCAGAGTGTCCTCAGGGCGCTGGAGAAG GACATCCTGGAGGGGGGCAACCTGTGGACGGCACTGCAGGAGCTCCAGCAGATCATGGTGACCCCCATCAAGGCCTTCCG CCCCCCCCGGCTGCCCCCCCCCTCCAATGGCACCCCCGATGGggcccccccgggggctgccgACGCCTTCACCCCCCACCCAACCGCCGACGCTGAAGCCCCCGCCGCCCCTGTCCCCGACGGGGACATCCCGGGGCAGTTCACCCGTGTCATGGGCAAAG TGTGCACCCAGCTGCTGGTGTCGCGGCCGGACGAGGAGAACATCACCAGTTACCTCCAGCTCCTCGAGAAGTGCCTGAGCCACGAG GCGTTCACGGAGACGCAGAAGAAGAGGCTCCTCTCCTGGAAGCAGCAGGTCCTGAAGCTGCTCCGCACCTTCCCCAAGAAGGTGCCGCTCGACAGCCAGGGCTATCGGCCCGCCAAGGG CTGGGCCTTCGGCTCCAACTCGCTCCCCATAGCTGGCTCtgtggggggggcgggggggcggcgggggcagcgccCCTTCGCGTTGCCCCCCCGCCCGCTGCCCCCTGCCcgcctggggctgctggggcctGCTGGGGGGGCCCCTGCCCCCCGGCCCGCCCTCGGTGGACCCCCCCTCGGCGCCCAGGGACGCCAG AGCCTGTGGTTCGGCagtgggggggccgggggctccccggggagccgcaGCGCGGTGCAGCGCACCCACTCGCTGCCCGTCCACACCTCGCCCCAGGCCCTGCTCGCCTTCCCCCAGG AGTGTCCCCTCCCCGGCACTGACCTGGAGATCAACCCCACGCTGGAGTCGCTGTGCCTGAGCATGACGGAGCACGCGCTGGGCG ATGGCACAGACAAGACCTCCACCATCTGA